DNA sequence from the Paenibacillus physcomitrellae genome:
CTAAAAGGCAAGAGTCCGGTACAATACCGTACTCTTGCCGTTCAGCTTGCCTAAATAAAAATGTCACACTTTTTGGGGTCAATTCAGGTCGGCTGCTTTCCTCTTCCTCTTTCATTTCCCATCCTACTCGTTCAAATAAACCGCCTTACCCGTGCGGGCCGACTCGTAGATGGCCTCCAGAATCTGCGAAACTACATAAGCCTGCTCCGGCGTAACGACCGGATCGCGGTCCTGCTCAATCGAATCGATCCAGTCTTTCATTTCCAGATCGGTCCGGTTCATTTGAATGCCGTCGTAGAAGGCTACGCCGCCGGAACCCAGTTCGACTTCCTTGGCGAACAGGTTGCCATGGTCTTCGCCGTTGATCCGCAGCCCCTGCTTCATGTCGGCCCCGCCTTCGGTTCCGCTCAGCGAACATTTCGCTTCATCAATGTCCAGCGTGTTCAATGCCCAGCTCGCTTCCAGATTGATAGTAGCGCCGTTCTCCATGATGATCATGCCGAACGCCGAATCCTCTACCGTAAACTTCTTCGGATCCCAAGGCCCCCAAGCGTTGGCCGCATTTTCGCGCTGGGACAGCTCATGATATTTAGTACCAAGCACAACTTTCGGACGGTAGTTGTTCATCATCCAAAGCGTCAAATCCAAAGCGTGTGTACCGATATCGATCAGCGGGCCTCCGCCTTGCTTCTCTTCGTCGAGGAACACGCCCCAGGTTGGCACCGCTCTGCGCCGGATGGCATGCGCTCTGGCGTAATAAATATGGCCGAGCTCCCCGGCGTCGCAGGCTTTCTTCAAGTGCTGGCTGTCCGGACGGAACCGGTTGTCGTAGCCGATGGTCAGCTTTTTGCCGGTGCTTTTCGCAGCTTCCACCATCTTCTTCGCATCCGCAGCGCTTTTGGCCATCGGTTTCTCGCACATCACGTGGTTGCCCGCCTCCAGCGCGGCAATCGAAATTTCCGCGTGGGAATCGTTAGGCGTCAGCACATGTACGATGTCCAATCCGCCGTCCTGCAGCAGCTCTTTATAATCCGTATAAACCTTCGCGCCTTCAGCACCGTATTTCTCGGCCGCTTGTTCGGCCCGCTCCGGAATAATGTCGCAGAAGGCGACAAGCTGAATGTTTTCCATTTTCCCCAGGCTTGGCAGGTGTTTGCCGTTTGCAATGCCTCCGCAGCCGATAATACCTACACGGTATGTTTTACCCATCTTCGATCATCCTCGCTTCTCTTGTAAGGTTCTGCGGTAAGCCGCAGGAGTCATGCCGATTCTCTTCCGAAACACATTATGCAAATAGGTCACATGGTTAAAACCTTCCGACTGGGCGATCTGCTCCACCGTCAGAGCTCCGTCTTCGAGCTTGCGGCAGACCGCCTTGAGCCGGATATTTTCCAGCGCTTTGCTGAACGTTTTGTCCGGGCAGGCCTGGTTAAAAATCCGCTGCAGCTGCCGCGAGCTGATGTTCAGCCTTTCCGCCACGTTCTCCAGCGTGATCGGCGAAGCATGGTTCGCTTCCATAAACTGAATAGCGTATTGATAGCGGTAGGTGAGCATGTCGCGTCTAGGCGCCTCCGATTCCGTCTGAATCCCTTCCGGTACATAAGCCCTGACGGTCTTGAGCAGGATGCCGATCACCAGATGTTTGATGGAGGTGTAATAACCCGGCAGCTTGCCGTCACATAACGCATAAGCTTCCAGGAAACAATCCATTGCTTTGTGCGTATCGATAGTTGGAGCAAGCGGCAGGCTCCTGAGCTTCTCCACGCATTCCTGAGCTTCCGCAATTTCCCAAGGGTCCACGCCGGCCCGGCGTTTCTCCGCAATATCGACATGCAGGCAGAATTCGTCCATCGCTTCCGCCGCGTCCGCTTCCTGGTGATGCATGACGCCCGGGGGCGTAAGATAAAGCATTTCCTCCGACAGCGCGTGCTCCTGCCCATCCTCTCCGTCCCCGAAGATCACTTTGCCTTTCCCGGACGGAATGAAATGAAATTCAAATTCGGCATGATTATGGAACCCCACAACCCGGCCTGCCGGAAAAGAAGTCAGGTGGAAACGGAGCACCCGCAGCTCGTAATGTCCCCACGGGATGGTGATGTCGAGACGCTCCAGCAGTTCCCGCTTGTCAAACCACGGTTGTAAGGTTTTAGGGTCCATGACGAAATTCCTCCTGATTCAAAAAAGTGCATCGGTCAGCCTTTTAGTTCTTCCAGTGTGACGATCCGTTTCTCTGCCGCCGAAAGGTTGGCCGCTTCCATCAGCGAAGTCAGCTGGGCGGCCGCCGCGATATTTTCCGAAGCTGCCGTGTCTTTCTGAATATGGGCCACCCACTGGTCAAAGGCGCTTTCCCGGTTAGGCTTAAGTGGCAGCTCTACCCAGCTTTCCTTCGCCTTCGGATCTACGCCTTCCACTTCCCTGCTCGTCTTGAGCAGCAGCTTCGGTTCCGGCGTTCCATACAGCAGCGTGCCTTCGGTGCCGTGAATCTCGATCGTAAACGGAGAATGGTTATTGACGAATCCCGCTTCGACGACGCCGATCGCTCCGGAAGCCGTGTAGAGGGTCGCTACTGCGTTGTCCTCTACGTCCTTGCCTGTAACATAGCCAAAATTCGCGCTGACGCCCGTAATCGGCTGCCCCAGGAACAAGTTCGTCAGATACATCGGGTGACAGCCCAAATCGATAAGCGCACCGCCTTGGGTCTGCTCCAAATTGTAAAAATGCTCCGGAAGCCATCCGGCCGTTGCCCCGTTGTGCGAC
Encoded proteins:
- a CDS encoding Gfo/Idh/MocA family protein, whose amino-acid sequence is MGKTYRVGIIGCGGIANGKHLPSLGKMENIQLVAFCDIIPERAEQAAEKYGAEGAKVYTDYKELLQDGGLDIVHVLTPNDSHAEISIAALEAGNHVMCEKPMAKSAADAKKMVEAAKSTGKKLTIGYDNRFRPDSQHLKKACDAGELGHIYYARAHAIRRRAVPTWGVFLDEEKQGGGPLIDIGTHALDLTLWMMNNYRPKVVLGTKYHELSQRENAANAWGPWDPKKFTVEDSAFGMIIMENGATINLEASWALNTLDIDEAKCSLSGTEGGADMKQGLRINGEDHGNLFAKEVELGSGGVAFYDGIQMNRTDLEMKDWIDSIEQDRDPVVTPEQAYVVSQILEAIYESARTGKAVYLNE
- a CDS encoding AraC family transcriptional regulator, with amino-acid sequence MDPKTLQPWFDKRELLERLDITIPWGHYELRVLRFHLTSFPAGRVVGFHNHAEFEFHFIPSGKGKVIFGDGEDGQEHALSEEMLYLTPPGVMHHQEADAAEAMDEFCLHVDIAEKRRAGVDPWEIAEAQECVEKLRSLPLAPTIDTHKAMDCFLEAYALCDGKLPGYYTSIKHLVIGILLKTVRAYVPEGIQTESEAPRRDMLTYRYQYAIQFMEANHASPITLENVAERLNISSRQLQRIFNQACPDKTFSKALENIRLKAVCRKLEDGALTVEQIAQSEGFNHVTYLHNVFRKRIGMTPAAYRRTLQEKRG
- a CDS encoding Gfo/Idh/MocA family protein, which produces MSVRVGIISYWHVHAWDYTKQAQAHPDVEIAAVWDELPERGQEAAGRLGVPFIASLDELLGREDIDGVIVVTPTNRHREVMVAAAKAGKHIFTEKVIAATTKELNEILREAENQKIKFTVSLPRLNDGYTLAIQDILSRNPIGQITYVRVRLSHNGATAGWLPEHFYNLEQTQGGALIDLGCHPMYLTNLFLGQPITGVSANFGYVTGKDVEDNAVATLYTASGAIGVVEAGFVNNHSPFTIEIHGTEGTLLYGTPEPKLLLKTSREVEGVDPKAKESWVELPLKPNRESAFDQWVAHIQKDTAASENIAAAAQLTSLMEAANLSAAEKRIVTLEELKG